From the genome of Podospora bellae-mahoneyi strain CBS 112042 chromosome 2, whole genome shotgun sequence:
GCCCCAGGACACCAATACCGATATTCCAGCCGCTTTTGAAAAGCCATGGATTACGCACGGCTTCGTGCGCAAGCCTTGAGCAatggtgacgatgaagaagcgGTCACTGTCGATACCCGCGCCCTAATCGACAAGGTCTTGGCGAGATACTCTGGCGAGTGGACGACCCTCCGAGAGCTGATCCAGAATGCCGCCGATGCACAAGCTACCACAGTCAAGGTCAAGTTCGAGACAATACCCTCGATCAGCGTCCCGCTTCCACAGACGACGAACCAGTCCGAGCTGCTTAAACATGCCGTCCAGAACCATACCCTCCGACGATTGGTGGTGCAGAACGATGGCCAGCCGTTTACAAAGACAGACTGGGCGAGACTGAAGAGGATTGCGGAGGGAAACCCGGACGAGACCAAGATTGGCGCTTTTGGGGTTGGATTCTACAGTGTCTTTGCCGACTGCGAGGAGCCATTTGTCAGCTCGGGGAGCGAGGCGATGGCGTTTTACTGGAAGGGGAACGCGCTGTTTACGAAGAAGTATTTGCTGCCGCAGGGGCAGGTGACCAAGGACACGGCTTTTATTCTGGACTACAGGAATACGACGACGCCGCTGCCGAATTTGCTGTCGGTTAGCCAGTTCCTTGCTACGAGTTTGACGTTTGTTGCGTTGGACAGTGTGGAGTTTTGGATTGATGACTGGAGAATATTGTCACTTCAGAAGAAGTCGTCGCCAAGCTTGGGGGTTCCCATTccgagggatttggagacGAGAGCACAGGGAGGGCTTATGAAGCTCAAGGCGGCCGGCCGCACAAGCACACAGATTGATGGGACGTTTATGAGTGTTATCGGGTGGAAGCCCCAGGCGGTTGCGGCCAATGGGAACAATGAGCAGCATGTTTCTGAGATGCCCTCACTCAGGAGTTTCTTCTCGAAGCTTACTTCGGCTACTTCCCAGGCGGCGGGACTGAGAGGAAAGGCTGCTAGGGAGGAGCAGGTTGTACAGGATTCCATTGCCGAGGATCTCACGGCTTTGTCAACATCGACCATTTTTCTTCGGGTTACTGCGGCTACGATCGAGACGAATGTTGGTGCCAACTTTTCTGCTGAGCTAGAGCGAGCTACCAAGAAACCGCCACCTAAGGAGACGAAGTTGTCGATTTTGACTTCGTCGTTTGATGAGACTGTTGCGTCGGAGATGTCTGCCTCCAGCCAGGCTGCCAAGGTGGCCGATATCTTTGCATCAGTTTTGCCTAGCAAGAAGCCGGGTGGTCGTGTCTTCATTGGTTTCCCAACTGCCCAGACGACTGGTGCTGGTATGCATATTTTTGCGCCCTCGGTTATCCCCACTGTCGAGCGCGAGGCTATCGATCTGAATGCTCGATGGGTACGGACATGGAATCAGGATATGTTGCGCGTGGCAGGCATTCTTTCCCGTCTCGCTTTTATCAACGAGATGGCGGACCTGGATGAGAAGCTCAAGCGACTGTCTACCGGCAACAAAAAGGGGCCACCGCTGGCTGATGTGGAGAAGTTCGCGCCAGAGGCTCTCCATATCCTCAAGACATACACCTTTTTGGACTCTACGCCTAGCGCTCAAGTGGGCGAGCTCATTGAAGAGGCTTTTTGGACTGCCTGGAAGCGTCCTACGATTGAGGTGTTTTCGTCGAGGGGTGTCCTGTCCACCTCCAAGGTCCGAAACTCGTCTGAGGAGGTCAGCAAGTTTGTTGGAGGAATTCCGGTCATTCTAAACTCGATGAAGAATGATCCGTTCATCAAAAAGTTAATCGAGTTTGAGCTGATCAAGGATGTCACCGTTGAAGATATCTGTCAAGAGCTGGGCTCAAAGGCGATGGACAAGGACCAGCTTCGACATTTTATTCAGTGGATTTCGaatgccgctgccgctgtaGATTATTCTCAGCCCGACCTTAGACGACTCTTGGATGTTGCTGTCGCGACTGTTAGTGAGGGTGGTGACTCGGGTGAGATAGTCACACTGGGCACGATTTTGTTCTACCACAACAAGAACATTCCTGCGACGCTCCCAGTGCCGCCGACTTGCTTGCCACATGCCTTTACGGCTGGTATTCCTGAGGTCAAGCTTCGCGCTCTCGGGTGGGAGCCTCTGGGGATTGTGCCGTGGCTTCGGTTTTTGCTTGAATCTGCCGGACAAAAGGATGAGCAGAATCTGATAAAGAATGCTTCGTTCGCTGTTCAGGTCTTGACGGTACTTTCAAAGAGCTGGGATAACCTCAGCCCAAGTTCAAAGTCCTCGGTCGAGTCGGCGTTGCGGAACATCACGGTTATGCCGACCAAGATGGGCATGAAGAAGCCAAACGAAGCTTTCTTTCCCTCTGTCAAGTTGTTTGATGATCTGCCAACGCTCGAGGGGTGTGCCAATGTAAAGGAGAAATTCCTCACGACCCTTGGAGTGAGAAAGACAGTTGATCTGGACACCATCTTCACGCGGCTGTTGAGTCCAACACCTACTTCTGCCGGAGGAGCCGCGCCACGATGGAGCCATATGGAACTTATTCGGTACCTTGCTTCGGTCGAAGCTGATATCCCTGCTGCTGacttgaagaagctgagAGAGTCAGCTCTCTGCCCTGCCGAGGATGGACCTCGTGGCATGGAGCCCGCAAAGGGCACGTCACGTCTCTACAAGGTTTCTGAGCTATTCGAGCCAAAGGATACGCTCCGGGCTTTGCGGTTGCCTATTATCCAATGGCCCGGACCTCCAGGTAGCTTCAGGGCCACCAGCAAAGAGGGGCGATTCCTCGCCACGCTTGGTCTGCGACCTTATCCTTCGGTCTCTGAGTTGGTGGACATGATGGCTTCAACAGACGAGGAGCTTCGGACAAAATCTATGACCTACTTTATTCAGAACCACTCGGTCAATGGGTATGCTGTCTTTGACATCTCCAAGACTCCCAAGGCTATCCTCCCGattgagggtgatgagaagGCGCTGGTTTCCCCATCGCAGTGCTTTGTCAACGAGCGGGCTTCTGTTCTTGGTCACAAGATCCTGCGGAGACAGCTTCATGACCATGCGCCGAAGTTTGGTGTTCGGCGCGACCCCGACATGGCGCGTTGCGTCGACAGGCTCTTGGCCAACCCGCCCAAGGACCGCAGTAATGCTATTGCTCTCTTTGAGTACTTTGCCAGTCGGCTCGCGGACCTTGACATGAGCGCCCTGGCGAAGCTGAAGAATGCTGCCATCGTCCCGGTGGTGAGAAAGAAGGGCACATCGTTTGGATTCGGCACCAAGGCAGAGGAGTCGATTGTCTATGTCAAGCCCCAGAACTGTTACCTTGGCAACTCGACCACCTACGGGGACATCTTTGActttgttgactttggtcAGAACGCCAATGCGTTCTTGTTCAAGTGCGGGGCGCGGACGGAGCCGACAAAACATGAGATTGCCACGCTGGCGTGCAGTGAGCCGGCCCGGCTGCTGAGTGTGATGCAGAGTCCGGATAGGTATCTGAGTCTGCTGAGATCGCTGGCTGATGACTGGAGCACGTTGAGGAAGGATAAGGAGTTGATTAGGAAGATGAGGTCGTCGGCTTGGTTGCTGGGGTCGATGGAGTTGGCGACTAGTAAGCCGAAGGAGTCGGATGATACGAGttatgaggaggaggatgcgccGGTGAAGCATTATGTACTGGCTGCGCCGGCTGATATTGTCATTTTGGATGATTACATCAGTTACAGGCTCTTTAAAGAGTCGCTACTGTGTGCGCCGGAGGATGAAGCCCTTGAAGCTTTTTACCAGGCGCTTGGGTCCGAGAACTTGGGGGGTCGAGTCAAGGAGCATATTCTGGTTGGCACCAAGAGATCGAGACAGGATGGAGCAGAGTGGCTGAGAAAGCATGTGATTGAGCGGTCCAAGATCTTCTTGCATGAATATGCGAAGGACAAACGGGAGCTGGTCAAGAGGGATGCGAAGTGGTTGGAGGCGAATCTTCAGGTCATTTCTGTGTCTTCGGTTGGACTGAGGCGGTCGCTTCAGGGACACAACAAGTATCATCAGGAGAAGCGCTCTGCGGCTAGCACCCAGGGCGACAACTGCTGGATCTTATATGTTGCGGCTGAACATAAAGATGATAAGCCGGACATGTACCAGGTCGGGCAGGCCATCTGCCAACTTTTGCTCAACAGGCCGAATCAGTCGGCCTACTTCTTTTTTGAGCCGTTCCTGAAGCTTGGGTTGCTTCAGTTACGGGATCGTGGGTACAATGTCGATCGTATCCTGCGtgccaaggctgctgaggccAGGATCGCGGAGGAAGCGAGACGCAAGGCTCTCGAGGCAGAACAGAGCAAGATTCGGGAGCGGGAACAGGAGTGGGAACAGAATCTTGCGGCAAAGGCTGCGCGTCAAGAGGTTAAGACGCCCACTCGTGATCAGATGCCTGGTGCCTTCCACGATTCACCCGAAGATGACCATGCTTTGGCTTCTCCGCCGCAACAACAGAAATACAGAAGGGGCTTCTTTTCTGATTTGACCAGACGGTTGGGACTGGACACCGGAGATGACGGCGAGCAACAAAGGCAACTCGAAAACTTcgcacctccctcccaacctgAGCGAGACACCAAACGCCCTGTCTCCTTGggagaaaacaaaacccgCAAAGCAGACGACGGCCGCgtcacctccccagcagtCGTCCAGCAAAACCTGCTCAACGCGATCAACTCGACCCGCGCTCACGACTCGACCAgcctcttctctccccctaCCGAGAGGGAAGTCAAAGAAAAGGCTGTCTACTGCGACACCACCCCGGCACAAAACATCACTTTCGCGGCGGAGGCCCCCCGCGGAATGCGAGTCTTTATCTCCAAAGACATCTCCACTGACACCTCAACCTTTTTGGCGAACAATATCGCCGAAATCAAGCAGTTTGAGCTGTTGCTGAGTGACTGTGGGGAGATTTACCGGTTGCCGGCGAAGTCGCTACATATCTTTTATGATGAAACGGGTGGGACGATTGCTTTTAATGCGAACGGGAGTATGTTTTGCAATTTGAGGTTTTTTAACCAGCTTCATCGTGCTGTGGGGGATAATGGGAtaggggtggggagggagttgaaggggcagaagagggtggaggctacgacttggtggtgggttgtgtTGGCGCATGAGCTGGCGCATAATCTTGTGAGGGAGCATGATGCGAAGCATAGTTATTATACGTAAGTTCTCACtagggggttgggatggggatggatgaaGGGGGGCTAACATTGGGGTTGACAGGGAGAGCTTTATTCAGCAGTATTTTCCGAGCATGATGGCCAAGGCTGTGGGTTGGATGGCTGAGGGTGGGAATGCTGGGAGTGCCTCCGGGGATGGTTCGGCTTTGCCATCCTCAGGGAGACAGCAGGGTGTTCCTAGGGCTGGTACGCAGCAGAGCACCGCTagtactgctgctgctgctccgccgccgccgtatACCGAGGGAcggttttggggggcagCAGCCGAGTAACGGGGCTAGTTattggtgaggatgaggtgagggtgttgttgggataGAGTATGCGGGACATTGGAGTTCTGGTTCAGACACagagggctggctggctaTACATGAGCACGGAGTAATGGTTTCTGGATTCTTTTGCGAGAATTTCGGGATGGGATAGGATAAGACTTGATGGGTTCGGATAGGAACTGGATTAGTGCATACCGCAGTAGGTAGGAATATATGTAAACATTATTAGATGAAGATCAGATGTTGGCGTCGGGGTGTGCTCGGTGTGTTGTTTGTGCACTGGATAAGAGCGGGAGGCGAGGATGTTTTGTGTTATGAGAGAGAGTGTGGCGCTAGGGTATTGCTTTGCCCCTGACAGGCACAAGACCTCCGTGGTTTTGGGGTGGGTTCCGGGATAAGTTCTTCCAGTGTCAGCTTCCGGACTCTTGCACGACAGGTCCGGTAGACATGTACCTTGTGGGCGGAATGGCAGTTCGGACATGCGACGAACTTTGACAGGAAGCTTATTGTGCATTCAGTCTCGGTGGTTGCTCGGGGTGTTTCTTATTTCAAGATGGCGAATGGTTGTCAtcaggaggttgatggcACTAGGTAGTGAGTGTGTGGGCATCACGGTGTCGGCAATAGTACACACAAGTTAGGTATCCAAGTACGTAGGTGCTCAACCATCCCTGAATTGACAACTTGTTATGATTTATCTATTTCGGGATGAATCCCCGCACAAAACacacctcttccaccacgCTCACACTTGTAACCGAGACAACTCTTTCCTAGGAGAGTATTCTGTGATCAAAAAGGCCGATTACTACCATGTTTTTTTGTAGGGCGTACCTAACGTGAATGATGGGAGTTTGAATGTCCGACGTTAGCCATACCGATACGTTACCCCGCTTCGGGGCGTCATtgaagaaaggaaagagcggggcaggggggatgggattgtAAGGGGGGCGTTAGTCGTACTCGGGGGGGGCCAAATGCCGAGTGAAGACCGAGAATGCCGTTCGTTTTGAAGTACCGGAAACCACCAGGCACGGGAATGAACTGACCGAGCGGTTGAAGAGAGACAGTGCGTTGCAGATGTCactttgatgatgggaaggtTTTTTGGTGAGGGGTTAGGGAGGACCttgaggggttgaggtgaCGGGATGGTCTGTGTGAATTGGGCATCGGATCGGAGGGTCAAACGGCGAACTACACCAATGATCGATGTATGGCCTAGAGGTTGACCTCGGCTCTCAATCTTATCGTCATTGAATCCTTTTCAGAGTGCTTTGCCTGTTGCTCTGGTACTGATTTCATACTCTGGATGAGAGATACTCAACATTCAACGGTTGAGTCGAGGTTCTTCCTTCGGGTGTACACAGTAAGTCCAGTCCTCCTAGTTTTCAAGCGTGTGACATTCCCCCAATTCATCCACCCGTCCATTGACGAATAGGAAACCGATTGGCAAATACCATCATCAACTGTATGAATTGGGGGCGTTGTCTGGTTCTGTTCCACATTCCCGAATCCCTTGTTTTTTccctccaaccaaccgcCTTCCTTTCTTCCTTTCCAAGATGAGGGGAATGACCGTTAGAGGTCGCTTCGGGAGTCGATCGAACGTGATACACGATCGGTTTTGCTGAgagcgaagaggaggaggagaaaggcATGGCATATGATCACGAACTAACTAATCGAACTGCTAATGGCTAGAGAAAGGGGGGCAATCACTTGGATGCATAAATACTCGCTgcttctttcctcttctcaaaatatcaacccccttctcttGCTCATTCTTTCTTCAATCTCAATTCAATTACTCCTCGGTGCTTGTTCTGCGTCAAGGTAACAGTACCACCACTTACACGCAACAGATATACATCGTACGTCCCGTCCCGTCCTTTACAACTCCCGCCTCGCCGAGTCCAACCATCTCAGAATCTATATAAAGAGATCAactcctctcccgccctccCGTTTGATCCTCGACCTGCCGGTACTCTTGGTTCATTCAACTTCTATTCCACacacttcttcttcaacggTAACAAGTCAAAATGGTAttcttcctcccccgtctGGCCTCTcgttcttcatcttcttctgccctcctcccttccctaCTACGATCCTCCCTTTCGATCCCTCGTCCCGCTGCTACTCGGCTTCTCTTCCAACAAACCCGCCTGCTAACGACGCAACGTGAAAAGGTCAAAGTACTTGCCGTTCTGTACGATGGTGGGAGGCACGCTGAGGAGGTAACTAAACCgcccctttccttccttcctttccttaccctctcctctcctcttctcaacTTTCGCAGTATGGAGGAATGGCAAATGCGGGGTCTGGTGGTTCAATCTGGGGAAGCACACCACACCTACCTTAGAGTGGTCTCGGCATACATTCGGGGAAGTGGGGCAGACATGCAATGGCGGGATACCCCATCCCGTGCCGTGTGTTCGGCGCCGGTGGCATGTGGGGTGTAAAGGGAGTCGAAGGCTGACGGAACACAAAAATAGGTCCCTGGCCTCCTAGGCACCACCGAGAACGAGCTCGGAATCCGCAAGTGGCTCGAGGACCAGGGCCACACTCTGGTGACGACTTCTgacaaggagggggagaactCTACTTTTGACAAGGAGTTGGTCGACGCCGAGGTTATCATTACTACTCCGTatgtttctctctctttctctctctctctctcacacacaccaaaaaaaagggggtctGATGAGCCGCACAAGATGTTGATGCTTTGATACAAAAAACAGATTCCATCCCGGCTACCTCACCGCCGAGCGCCTCGCCAAGGCaaagaagctcaagctcgccaTCACGGCCGGCATTGGCTCCGACCATGTCGACCTCAACGCCGCCAACAAGACCAACGGCGGTATCACGGTTGCCGAAGTCACCGGCTCCAACGTTGTTTCCGTTGCCGAGCACGTCGTCATGACCatccttgttcttgtcagGAATTTCGTCCCCGCTCACGAGATGATTGAGCAAGGTCGTTGGGATGTTgccgaggcggccaagaatGAGTTTGATCTCGAGGACAAGGTCGTCGGTACCGTGGCTGTTGGCCGCATCGGTGAGCGTGTGCTCCGCCGCCTCAAGGCGTTTGACTGCAAGGAGCTTCTCTACTACGACTACCAGCCTCTGAGccctgagaaggagaaggagattggCTGCCGCAGGGTGGACTCGCTCGAGGAGATGCTTGCGCAGTGTGATGTTGTCACAATCAACTGCCCTCTTCACGAGAAGACCAAGGGATTGTTTAACAAGGATTTGATTGCCAAGATGAAGCCTGGTATGTTTTTCTGATGTCAGGACCAAGAAAGTGATAGCTAACAGATGATAGGCTCATGGCTCGTCAACACTGCCCGTGGCGCCATTGTCGTCAAGGAGGACGTCGCCGAGGCGCTCAAGTCTGGCCACCTCCGCGGCTATGGCGGTGATGTCTGGTTCCCCCAGCCCGCTCCTGCCGACCACGTACTGCGGACGGCCAAGAACccctttggtggtggcaacGCCATGGTCCCCCACATGTCTGGTACTTCGCTCGATGCCCAGAAGAGGTACGCTCTCGGCACCAAGTCCATCTTGGAGAGCTACCTGTCGGGCAAGTTCGACTACAAGCCTGAGGATCTGATTGTACACGGCGGTGATTATGCCACCAAGGCTTATGGTGAGCGGGCCAAGCTTGTCAAGAAGGATGTCGCTGGTGCGTAAAGTGGCTGTTGAGGGCGGCGAATGGGATTTTTAGCAAGCACGGGAGTTGGAAGCCTCACACAGGTGGCTGACTGCGGCTTTTTATGAGATATGAAGAATATGATATCGTTAATTCACATATGGGACCGATTCCTGTGAAGATAAGCTGTGAATACTCAGCGCCGGCCCCGACTTCTGCTGCGCCGGCGATCGTGGTGCCTGGACCTTTCGTGCCTATCTCTGCTCCGGCTTCGACTTCTACTTCGGTGTCTGCGCTGGCCGGATTCGCGGGTGAATCTAGGTCCATCATTGTCGTCTTGTCTTGATCTGTGGCTACGGCTGTGTCGATCATTGTCGCGTTCTGGGCTGCGACTCCTCCGGCGGTGTCTTCGCTCTCTGTCTTCCCCGTCTGGCCTGTCCCGTCTTCGTTCCCTGCTGCGACTGCGATCACGATGACCATCCCGGCTCCTGTGTCTCCTCCTGTGTCGTCTTTCCGAGTCCTCGTCTCTATCGCGATGCCGGTGCCGATGTCTGTGTTCCCTGTCACCCTTGTCTCGCGGCGCCTCTGACCccttcttatcctcctcctcctcctcctcctcatacATAGGTGCCCTCGCAGGCCCCTTGACTACCCTCGCCGATGGGCCATCTGCCGGTACCTCCACCGCATTCGCCCCGCTGGCATTCCTCACCGGGGGAGGTAGCCCTAGAGCCAGTGCAATcgcgtcctcctcggcctccttgatcttgcgaATCTCATCGCGGCGCTCGCGGGCtgctctctcttcctctgtcTCGTTCGagtcggcggcggtggcgtcGGCTTTGGCATACCAGTTGAGGTCTCTGCCTTTGGCCCAACGGCCCACGGGGGCTTTGAGGGAGTGGCCTAGGTAGTTTTCTCTGTGGGCCGAGGTGGCTACTTCGTCCCAGGAGAAGTTGACGCCGCCGCGGGAGCCGGTTTTGCGAACTGTGGAGAGGAGGTCCATGGCAGATAGTTgcagggttgttggtgggggagataGATGGTTAGAAGGTCGCAACTTCCGGGGTTGGATGTTTGTGAATGTTGACAGGAAGGAAGTCGCGACGTCAGAAAGTCGTTGAACTGGGGAAGGTGCCAAGAATGTGCATCCTGGGGGCTTGCAGGCTGCCCCACTTACCCAACGTTCTGGAAGGTGGCAGGGGTCTGCGGGGCATCGGGACTGCAGGGGAGCTGCCCGCCGCTGTTCACTTTCTGGagctctcttcttctgctgatTGAAACTCGAAACTTTATAACCATCTTCTCGACCAACCTCCCGTGACCGACAacaatctcccccttcttctcctaCTTGGACGAGTAGCTTACCTTCTATCATCACAAGCAAAATTCTAAGCGGCAGTGCACAATggcaaccacctcctccaggaGCGATCCTCTGGATGAGATCCGCTTCACCGGCCCAGTCGAGTTCGAGGGGGGcatccacaacaacagtGTGCTCTACTACTTCGCTACCTCGCCCTTTTACGACAAGACCTCCAACAATGAGGTTCTCTTCCAGCAGGGTCTCAACAATCCTAACATGATGCAATTCCTGGCCACCCGAGAGGCTTTTGAGGGCCGCTTGCGCACCATGTCTGGCCTCGAGTTCATCGTTGCCCAGGAGCCAGCCGAGACAGGCCCCGGCGCGGGAACTGGCGTCTGGGTAATCAACAAACAGACACGCCgcaagagaagagagggtgaggaggatgagatcgCTGTCCACTCGGTATACTATATTGTTGGAGAGCATATTCACATGGCTCCCAGCTTTGCTGACATTATGAGCGCTCGACTCGTAAGTTTGCTGATCTTCTTTCGGCTGCCTGCTAGGCCTCGACACGATGCTAATCATTGTGATTGCGATGTACAGGcaaccatctccaacttccTCAGCAATATTCTTCCGTCTTCAGCTTCCGTCCAAGCCTGGTCTCCTGCAACTGGCCGTGTCTACAACCAACCCTCCACTACCACGGCAGGCTCCAATTCTGTCAAAGCTATCACGGCCTCTGCTCAGCAACAATCTCAAGGTTCAGGACAACAGAGCGACATCGGTCTCCCCACAACCCGCGACTTTGAAAAAGCTCTCTATCTTCATGAGCAATACGGCGATCAGTACATGGATGAGAACCCCATCACCGGACGGCCGGGCGAATttcacctctcctccaccggcagAGCCAAAGTTAACCTCtctgcggctgcggctgccaAGCCATTACCAGTCAAGCTCCCGACAATCAACACCAAAGTGGCCGACAGTCCTCTCACATCAAAACCCACGGGCAAGGAGACCAAAAGCCCCAAAATTCCGGGCGGTCCGGGGAAGctcaagaggaggaagagcagcAAAGCTGCTGTTACCCCGTCATAGAGTAATGGG
Proteins encoded in this window:
- the FDH1_2 gene encoding formate dehydrogenase (NAD+) (EggNog:ENOG503NWKW; COG:C) — its product is MVKVLAVLYDGGRHAEEVPGLLGTTENELGIRKWLEDQGHTLVTTSDKEGENSTFDKELVDAEVIITTPFHPGYLTAERLAKAKKLKLAITAGIGSDHVDLNAANKTNGGITVAEVTGSNVVSVAEHVVMTILVLVRNFVPAHEMIEQGRWDVAEAAKNEFDLEDKVVGTVAVGRIGERVLRRLKAFDCKELLYYDYQPLSPEKEKEIGCRRVDSLEEMLAQCDVVTINCPLHEKTKGLFNKDLIAKMKPGSWLVNTARGAIVVKEDVAEALKSGHLRGYGGDVWFPQPAPADHVLRTAKNPFGGGNAMVPHMSGTSLDAQKRYALGTKSILESYLSGKFDYKPEDLIVHGGDYATKAYGERAKLVKKDVAGA
- a CDS encoding hypothetical protein (COG:S; EggNog:ENOG503NVQY), which produces MDYARLRAQALSNGDDEEAVTVDTRALIDKVLARYSGEWTTLRELIQNAADAQATTVKVKFETIPSISVPLPQTTNQSELLKHAVQNHTLRRLVVQNDGQPFTKTDWARLKRIAEGNPDETKIGAFGVGFYSVFADCEEPFVSSGSEAMAFYWKGNALFTKKYLLPQGQVTKDTAFILDYRNTTTPLPNLLSVSQFLATSLTFVALDSVEFWIDDWRILSLQKKSSPSLGVPIPRDLETRAQGGLMKLKAAGRTSTQIDGTFMSVIGWKPQAVAANGNNEQHVSEMPSLRSFFSKLTSATSQAAGLRGKAAREEQVVQDSIAEDLTALSTSTIFLRVTAATIETNVGANFSAELERATKKPPPKETKLSILTSSFDETVASEMSASSQAAKVADIFASVLPSKKPGGRVFIGFPTAQTTGAGMHIFAPSVIPTVEREAIDLNARWVRTWNQDMLRVAGILSRLAFINEMADLDEKLKRLSTGNKKGPPLADVEKFAPEALHILKTYTFLDSTPSAQVGELIEEAFWTAWKRPTIEVFSSRGVLSTSKVRNSSEEVSKFVGGIPVILNSMKNDPFIKKLIEFELIKDVTVEDICQELGSKAMDKDQLRHFIQWISNAAAAVDYSQPDLRRLLDVAVATVSEGGDSGEIVTLGTILFYHNKNIPATLPVPPTCLPHAFTAGIPEVKLRALGWEPLGIVPWLRFLLESAGQKDEQNLIKNASFAVQVLTVLSKSWDNLSPSSKSSVESALRNITVMPTKMGMKKPNEAFFPSVKLFDDLPTLEGCANVKEKFLTTLGVRKTVDLDTIFTRLLSPTPTSAGGAAPRWSHMELIRYLASVEADIPAADLKKLRESALCPAEDGPRGMEPAKGTSRLYKVSELFEPKDTLRALRLPIIQWPGPPGSFRATSKEGRFLATLGLRPYPSVSELVDMMASTDEELRTKSMTYFIQNHSVNGYAVFDISKTPKAILPIEGDEKALVSPSQCFVNERASVLGHKILRRQLHDHAPKFGVRRDPDMARCVDRLLANPPKDRSNAIALFEYFASRLADLDMSALAKLKNAAIVPVVRKKGTSFGFGTKAEESIVYVKPQNCYLGNSTTYGDIFDFVDFGQNANAFLFKCGARTEPTKHEIATLACSEPARLLSVMQSPDRYLSLLRSLADDWSTLRKDKELIRKMRSSAWLLGSMELATSKPKESDDTSYEEEDAPVKHYVLAAPADIVILDDYISYRLFKESLLCAPEDEALEAFYQALGSENLGGRVKEHILVGTKRSRQDGAEWLRKHVIERSKIFLHEYAKDKRELVKRDAKWLEANLQVISVSSVGLRRSLQGHNKYHQEKRSAASTQGDNCWILYVAAEHKDDKPDMYQVGQAICQLLLNRPNQSAYFFFEPFLKLGLLQLRDRGYNVDRILRAKAAEARIAEEARRKALEAEQSKIREREQEWEQNLAAKAARQEVKTPTRDQMPGAFHDSPEDDHALASPPQQQKYRRGFFSDLTRRLGLDTGDDGEQQRQLENFAPPSQPERDTKRPVSLGENKTRKADDGRVTSPAVVQQNLLNAINSTRAHDSTSLFSPPTEREVKEKAVYCDTTPAQNITFAAEAPRGMRVFISKDISTDTSTFLANNIAEIKQFELLLSDCGEIYRLPAKSLHIFYDETGGTIAFNANGSMFCNLRFFNQLHRAVGDNGIGVGRELKGQKRVEATTWWWVVLAHELAHNLVREHDAKHSYYTESFIQQYFPSMMAKAVGWMAEGGNAGSASGDGSALPSSGRQQGVPRAGTQQSTASTAAAAPPPPYTEGRFWGAAAE
- the MED6 gene encoding Mediator of RNA polymerase II transcription subunit 6 (EggNog:ENOG503P0AP; BUSCO:EOG09264S40; COG:K), whose product is MATTSSRSDPLDEIRFTGPVEFEGGIHNNSVLYYFATSPFYDKTSNNEVLFQQGLNNPNMMQFLATREAFEGRLRTMSGLEFIVAQEPAETGPGAGTGVWVINKQTRRKRREGEEDEIAVHSVYYIVGEHIHMAPSFADIMSARLATISNFLSNILPSSASVQAWSPATGRVYNQPSTTTAGSNSVKAITASAQQQSQGSGQQSDIGLPTTRDFEKALYLHEQYGDQYMDENPITGRPGEFHLSSTGRAKVNLSAAAAAKPLPVKLPTINTKVADSPLTSKPTGKETKSPKIPGGPGKLKRRKSSKAAVTPS
- a CDS encoding hypothetical protein (COG:S; EggNog:ENOG503P48Q); translation: MDLLSTVRKTGSRGGVNFSWDEVATSAHRENYLGHSLKAPVGRWAKGRDLNWYAKADATAADSNETEEERAARERRDEIRKIKEAEEDAIALALGLPPPVRNASGANAVEVPADGPSARVVKGPARAPMYEEEEEEEDKKGSEAPRDKGDREHRHRHRHRDRDEDSERRHRRRHRSRDGHRDRSRSRERRRDRPDGEDRERRHRRRSRSPERDNDRHSRSHRSRQDDNDGPRFTRESGQRRHRSRSRSRSRDRHERSRHHDRRRSRSRGRR